In the genome of Fulvivirga maritima, one region contains:
- a CDS encoding PorP/SprF family type IX secretion system membrane protein: MRLVGLLVVIFCLFISVCQAQIQEVKFTQFFNFPLSMQPAATGNFQESYRVAGIYRKQWNSINAEFETIGVAGDMKFTHGFLPGDSWGVGFYVLDDHLGQGLMQSQELGLSAAYHHPLDFQGRHRLSLGINLKYAISSFDIDKLTFESQYVGFVPDLDAPNGEPFSSDNMANYDAGAGLAYSFLINKKWQTSIYASWLNIVQPQESFFSDSLSYAHMNRKLISGKVKYTVNDKVALVPRWLVSLQQNETEVSSGVVAEYTLVPQKRFRVDLGVFAQWTEYLVLYAGGTYQGVELHVSYDFSISGLKEIAEVEEVDFSNPGVFEISFIYRGRKKSDKGSYAVPCRIF; encoded by the coding sequence ATGAGATTAGTTGGCTTACTGGTAGTCATCTTTTGCCTGTTTATTTCTGTTTGTCAAGCTCAGATTCAAGAGGTGAAGTTTACCCAGTTCTTTAATTTTCCACTTTCTATGCAGCCAGCGGCTACTGGTAATTTTCAGGAGTCTTACCGTGTGGCGGGTATTTATAGAAAGCAGTGGAATAGTATCAATGCGGAGTTTGAGACCATTGGCGTGGCAGGAGACATGAAGTTTACGCATGGCTTTTTACCGGGCGATAGCTGGGGCGTAGGTTTTTATGTGCTGGATGATCATCTGGGGCAGGGGCTTATGCAGAGTCAGGAGCTGGGACTGTCAGCGGCGTATCATCACCCACTGGATTTTCAAGGTAGGCACCGTCTGTCTTTGGGCATCAACCTTAAGTATGCCATTTCTTCCTTTGATATTGATAAACTAACTTTTGAAAGTCAGTATGTAGGTTTTGTACCTGACCTTGATGCACCTAACGGAGAACCGTTTTCTAGTGATAACATGGCTAATTATGATGCTGGTGCTGGTCTGGCCTATAGCTTTCTTATCAATAAAAAGTGGCAAACATCAATTTATGCTTCATGGCTCAATATAGTGCAGCCACAGGAGAGCTTTTTTAGCGATTCTCTCTCTTATGCCCATATGAACAGAAAGCTCATTTCAGGAAAAGTGAAATACACAGTAAACGATAAAGTGGCTCTGGTTCCTCGTTGGTTGGTGAGCTTACAACAAAATGAAACCGAAGTGAGCAGTGGCGTGGTGGCCGAATATACCCTGGTGCCACAGAAGCGCTTTAGAGTTGATTTAGGAGTCTTTGCACAGTGGACAGAGTACTTGGTATTATATGCAGGAGGCACATATCAGGGAGTGGAGCTCCATGTGAGTTATGATTTTTCTATCTCAGGACTCAAAGAGATTGCCGAGGTAGAAGAAGTGGATTTTTCTAATCCTGGTGTTTTTGAAATATCATTTATTTATAGAGGCAGAAAGAAAAGTGATAAAGGAAGCTATGCTGTACCCTGTAGGATTTTTTAG
- a CDS encoding OmpA family protein, with protein sequence MKYHLFIEAERKVIKEAMLYPVGFFSMKKLLVLSLITLCVSLSAYAQSGGEMLKMAESNFEEGNYYDAIPLYEKYLQANRKDMQSWYHLAEALYASRNHSEAATAYGSLMKLINNDKELKNTYYLAYLHYGNSLMAVQQYEEAKKQYLDFLRLRPTEPNYRELKRIANAKIRACSEAQEMQKEAYVGDFKIEILPEPVNSPYSDFGLVWLDQSSLLYTSLPSDTLVMVQDDEDFAPVNQLYIAKKSNGSWQAPEPAYDFNHEFFHTANGSLSMDGKSFAFSICQENDAHEVRCAIYVSTKKHGQWSKPVKIKGGINKSAYTSTQPSFGEYTRRRMTSEVLYFVSDRPGGRGGLDIWYSAISRTGEWAEPVNCGSGINTSGNEVTPFYDKESGQLYFSSDYHYGMGGYDVFYAEGALKSWRRPENLGASINTGFDETYFSWRVSNANGTLVSNREADKSVFGKNCCDDIYFIEKQQVMELPAIVVNEDSVKLPEVNIALALHSYDNYDSIETSLLTGKEGDFKIRYKKDYSIEVAASKTGYDKSFKSLRTDDLPDTLMIVMRKAEEKEKIEHIDPTQPEQPLVLSDQVVKKAEIKKGSVLVLENIYFAFGDAEIQSEALKDLDVLERFLINNPKVKIEISGHTDSKGDDELNLKLSQDRANNIRDYLIEKGISSDRIVAVGYGETKPMAPNENPDGSDNEEGRRKNRRTEVVILED encoded by the coding sequence TTGAAATATCATTTATTTATAGAGGCAGAAAGAAAAGTGATAAAGGAAGCTATGCTGTACCCTGTAGGATTTTTTAGTATGAAGAAGTTACTAGTTTTATCTCTTATTACTTTATGCGTTTCACTCTCCGCTTATGCACAAAGTGGAGGTGAGATGTTAAAAATGGCCGAAAGCAATTTTGAGGAAGGTAACTATTATGATGCTATTCCTTTGTATGAAAAATACCTTCAGGCTAATCGAAAGGATATGCAAAGCTGGTATCACTTGGCTGAAGCCTTATATGCCTCCAGAAATCACTCGGAGGCTGCTACTGCCTATGGTAGTTTAATGAAGCTGATAAACAATGATAAAGAACTGAAAAACACGTACTACCTGGCATATTTACATTATGGGAATAGTCTTATGGCCGTGCAGCAATATGAAGAAGCCAAAAAGCAGTACCTGGATTTCCTTCGATTAAGGCCTACAGAGCCTAATTATAGAGAGCTGAAAAGAATAGCAAATGCCAAAATAAGAGCATGTTCAGAGGCTCAGGAAATGCAAAAGGAGGCTTATGTTGGAGATTTTAAAATAGAAATTCTGCCAGAGCCGGTAAATAGTCCTTATTCTGATTTCGGCCTCGTATGGCTAGACCAATCATCTTTATTATATACTTCTTTACCTTCTGATACCTTAGTAATGGTGCAGGATGATGAAGACTTTGCCCCGGTTAATCAGTTGTATATCGCTAAAAAGAGTAATGGCAGCTGGCAGGCACCGGAACCGGCCTATGATTTTAACCATGAGTTCTTTCATACTGCTAATGGCAGTCTTTCTATGGATGGTAAGTCTTTTGCATTTAGCATTTGTCAGGAAAATGATGCTCATGAAGTAAGGTGTGCCATCTATGTGTCTACCAAAAAGCATGGCCAATGGAGTAAGCCAGTGAAAATAAAAGGAGGAATAAATAAGTCTGCTTATACCAGTACTCAGCCCTCTTTTGGTGAATATACCAGAAGGCGAATGACTTCAGAAGTACTTTATTTTGTATCAGATAGGCCCGGAGGCCGCGGTGGACTTGATATCTGGTATTCAGCTATCAGTCGTACCGGAGAGTGGGCCGAGCCGGTGAACTGTGGCAGTGGCATCAATACCTCCGGCAATGAAGTGACTCCTTTCTATGATAAGGAATCAGGGCAACTGTATTTTAGCTCAGACTACCATTATGGTATGGGTGGTTATGACGTGTTTTATGCCGAAGGAGCTCTGAAAAGCTGGCGCAGACCTGAAAATTTAGGGGCTTCTATAAACACTGGTTTTGACGAAACTTACTTTTCATGGCGAGTTAGTAATGCTAACGGCACTTTGGTATCTAACAGAGAAGCGGATAAATCTGTATTTGGAAAAAACTGCTGTGATGATATCTATTTTATTGAGAAACAACAAGTAATGGAGTTGCCTGCCATAGTCGTTAATGAAGATTCAGTGAAGCTTCCTGAGGTTAATATTGCTCTGGCCTTACATAGTTATGATAATTATGATAGTATCGAAACCAGCTTGCTCACCGGTAAAGAAGGCGACTTTAAAATCAGGTATAAGAAGGATTACAGCATAGAGGTAGCTGCGTCAAAAACGGGTTATGATAAGAGCTTCAAAAGTTTACGTACCGATGACCTGCCTGATACACTAATGATAGTGATGCGCAAAGCAGAAGAAAAGGAGAAAATAGAGCACATAGATCCTACGCAGCCAGAACAGCCTTTAGTACTTTCTGATCAGGTGGTTAAGAAAGCAGAGATTAAAAAAGGATCTGTTTTAGTGTTGGAAAATATTTACTTCGCCTTTGGTGATGCCGAAATACAGTCGGAAGCGCTTAAAGATTTAGACGTGCTGGAACGTTTTCTAATCAACAACCCTAAGGTGAAAATAGAAATCAGTGGCCATACTGATAGTAAGGGGGATGATGAATTAAACCTAAAACTGTCTCAGGATAGAGCAAACAACATTAGAGATTATCTTATAGAAAAAGGAATTTCCTCTGATCGGATAGTGGCTGTAGGGTATGGAGAAACCAAACCAATGGCTCCTAATGAAAATCCTGATGGCTCTGATAATGAAGAAGGTAGGAGGAAGAACCGAAGGACTGAAGTGGTTATTCTTGAAGATTAA
- a CDS encoding pectinesterase family protein translates to MKKKLFLIAFLAMCVGGKAFAQASNADITVALDGSGDYTSIQAAIEAVPDNSATRTVIYIKNGTYDDEKLIVRSSKKNVTMIGESRTGTIISYHIYDCSAGKCPESDAAQWPADVIRTSATLTIQGDGFKGENLTVQNTAGPVGQAQALTIQSDKVIFLNCDIKGYQDTIYFWNNGKRGYFQNCLIVGRTDYIYGGGIDFFYQCEIRSWGGGWITAPSTQQSQDYGFVFYDCDVTYASNSPRSGDDGASIALGRPWHNYPKVTWIYCNMTSSINPAGWPTTWNMDYAATSSDLELYEYQNTGGGANMSNRANWAGVRALNSSEAPLYERAAVLAGNDNWDPLNEVLIDPYTTVEAEGFTDQSGVYTEESGEGGLNVGYIENGDWISFSNVDFKNGAQSFLARAATTATGNISIHIDSPTGTEIGNCTITSSGGWQTYSNFTSSVSSVSGIHDLFLVFEGGSGYLFNLNYISFTEANAAGAELIKHGAGSSSQVVDVNEAISSFYYNWENATTVTVTGLPQGINATIDNSAQAVYFSGAPTQSGTFQYTINTVGGSPNASKSGTITVNQVTAPETDAPAFPGAEGFGRYTTGGRGGQVIYVTNLNDSGPGSLRAAVQASGPRIVMFKVSGIISLQSNLSINNGDITIAGQTAPGDGICLKNYSVSVGADNVIIRFLRFRMGDDAENEGDALGGRYNERVIIDHCSMSWSTDECASFYHNKDFTMQWCIISESLRVSVHGKGTHGYGGIWGGENASFHHNLLAHHDSRNPRFSGSRFSGTPEVEKADMRNNVFYNWGGNSGYGAEGGSYNIVNNYYKPGPATRSGVRDRIFSPNPDDGSNQNDAGVWGMFYVNGNYMNGSSTVSNDNWQGIDPNPSSKSKSELRSNSAYSFGEITTHSASGAYTAVLAYAGASNDRDAIDARIVNETTNGTYTYNGSNGSSNGLIDTQSDVGGWPAYNSSSAPTDSDGDGMPDSWENSRGLNSNNASDGSAYTLSSVYTNVEVYINGLIASIITAQNANGTPNYTDPDGGGGGCTPTAITPYIQINGGSWSAGNSAVISAGATVKFGPQPTQGGSWSWSGPNGFNAGGREMELTNIQPAQMGNYVATYANSCGAQSTQIFTITIESVITEIAIQENQTGFCLVEGSIDNNNAGFQGDGFANTTNASGAGIEWSIAIPYSGSYTLRWRYANGSTEARAGNIMVDGNTVASAAFNSTEAWTSWSENSSSYVTISLSAGTHRVRLEATTAAGLANIDKMEVEGVNPQPASCSNSAFLIAARSAADNIEQLQLKVYPNPLTAGTLLNIQIPDSGEQLSIIDMKGRIVFERQLEGEKALSLNLNLNSGLYLVKITSVKGSYTSKLQVK, encoded by the coding sequence ATGAAAAAAAAGCTATTTCTAATAGCCTTCCTTGCTATGTGCGTTGGTGGGAAGGCTTTTGCTCAGGCGTCTAATGCTGACATTACTGTGGCGTTAGATGGCTCCGGAGATTACACCTCTATTCAGGCAGCCATAGAAGCAGTGCCTGATAACAGTGCCACCCGCACGGTCATTTACATTAAAAACGGAACCTATGATGATGAGAAACTGATTGTGAGATCATCAAAGAAAAATGTTACCATGATAGGTGAGAGCCGAACAGGTACCATTATCAGTTATCATATCTACGATTGCTCAGCCGGCAAGTGCCCGGAATCTGATGCGGCTCAGTGGCCTGCTGATGTCATTAGAACCTCCGCTACCCTGACTATCCAGGGAGATGGTTTCAAGGGAGAGAACCTTACGGTGCAAAACACTGCCGGACCGGTAGGGCAGGCGCAGGCACTAACCATCCAGTCAGACAAGGTGATATTTCTTAATTGTGATATCAAAGGCTATCAGGACACTATTTACTTCTGGAATAATGGGAAGCGCGGATATTTTCAAAATTGCCTCATAGTAGGTCGTACAGACTATATTTATGGAGGTGGTATTGACTTCTTTTATCAATGCGAAATACGCAGCTGGGGTGGCGGCTGGATCACCGCTCCATCTACCCAGCAGAGTCAGGACTATGGTTTTGTATTTTATGATTGTGATGTAACCTATGCCAGTAACAGCCCGCGCTCTGGCGATGATGGGGCTTCTATCGCCTTAGGGCGTCCCTGGCATAATTACCCCAAGGTGACCTGGATTTATTGCAACATGACATCTAGTATTAATCCTGCTGGCTGGCCCACTACCTGGAATATGGATTATGCCGCTACATCTTCAGATTTGGAGCTGTATGAGTATCAGAATACCGGAGGTGGAGCCAATATGAGTAATAGAGCGAATTGGGCGGGTGTCAGAGCGCTAAACAGTTCTGAAGCTCCATTATATGAGCGGGCAGCAGTATTGGCAGGTAATGATAATTGGGATCCGCTCAATGAAGTTTTAATAGATCCTTATACCACCGTAGAAGCAGAAGGTTTCACCGATCAATCGGGCGTATATACTGAAGAATCTGGTGAAGGCGGACTAAATGTAGGCTATATTGAGAATGGCGATTGGATCTCTTTTTCTAATGTAGATTTTAAAAATGGAGCGCAAAGCTTCCTGGCTCGTGCTGCTACCACTGCTACCGGTAATATTTCTATTCACATAGATTCACCTACAGGTACAGAAATAGGCAATTGCACCATCACCAGTTCTGGCGGGTGGCAGACGTATAGTAACTTTACTTCTTCCGTTAGTTCGGTATCGGGTATTCATGACCTTTTTTTGGTTTTTGAAGGAGGAAGTGGTTATCTGTTTAACCTTAACTACATCTCTTTTACAGAAGCGAATGCAGCAGGAGCAGAGCTAATAAAGCACGGAGCAGGTTCTTCCAGTCAGGTAGTAGATGTGAATGAAGCCATAAGTAGCTTCTATTATAACTGGGAAAATGCTACTACAGTAACTGTAACAGGACTTCCGCAAGGTATCAATGCTACCATAGATAACAGTGCGCAGGCCGTCTATTTCAGCGGTGCGCCTACTCAAAGTGGCACTTTTCAATATACTATCAATACAGTGGGTGGTTCGCCCAATGCCAGTAAATCCGGCACTATAACCGTAAATCAGGTGACAGCTCCTGAAACCGATGCGCCGGCCTTTCCTGGCGCAGAGGGTTTCGGTAGATATACCACCGGCGGCCGTGGTGGTCAGGTGATTTATGTAACTAACCTAAATGACAGCGGCCCGGGTAGTTTACGTGCTGCCGTGCAGGCAAGTGGCCCTCGTATTGTAATGTTTAAAGTATCAGGCATTATATCGTTACAATCTAACCTAAGCATTAATAATGGAGATATTACCATAGCTGGCCAAACAGCTCCGGGAGATGGCATTTGTTTGAAAAACTATTCCGTATCTGTGGGAGCAGATAATGTAATTATTCGCTTTTTAAGATTTAGAATGGGCGATGATGCTGAAAATGAGGGAGATGCGCTGGGCGGAAGGTATAATGAGCGGGTGATTATAGATCACTGTTCCATGAGCTGGAGTACAGATGAATGTGCTTCTTTCTACCATAACAAAGATTTTACCATGCAGTGGTGCATTATTTCAGAAAGCCTTCGTGTGTCAGTACATGGTAAAGGCACTCATGGCTATGGCGGTATTTGGGGTGGAGAAAATGCTTCCTTCCATCATAACCTGCTGGCCCATCATGATAGTAGAAATCCTCGCTTTAGCGGAAGCCGTTTTAGTGGTACACCTGAAGTGGAAAAGGCAGATATGAGAAATAATGTGTTTTATAACTGGGGTGGAAATAGTGGTTATGGTGCCGAAGGCGGAAGTTATAACATCGTGAATAATTACTATAAACCTGGACCTGCTACCAGATCAGGGGTAAGGGACAGAATATTTTCTCCTAACCCTGATGATGGATCTAATCAGAATGATGCTGGTGTTTGGGGCATGTTTTATGTGAATGGTAACTATATGAACGGCAGCTCTACCGTTTCTAATGACAACTGGCAGGGAATCGATCCTAACCCATCTTCAAAAAGCAAGTCGGAGTTGAGGTCTAATTCTGCCTATAGTTTTGGTGAAATAACCACGCACTCTGCCTCAGGAGCTTATACTGCCGTGCTGGCTTACGCTGGTGCCAGTAATGACCGAGATGCCATAGATGCCAGAATAGTAAATGAAACCACCAATGGTACTTACACCTATAACGGCTCTAATGGCAGTTCGAACGGACTTATAGATACCCAGTCTGATGTAGGAGGATGGCCTGCTTATAATTCATCTTCAGCTCCTACAGACTCTGATGGTGACGGTATGCCTGATAGCTGGGAAAACAGCAGAGGGCTAAATAGTAACAATGCTTCTGATGGATCAGCCTATACCCTCAGCTCAGTTTATACTAATGTAGAAGTATATATTAATGGCCTGATAGCTTCTATCATAACAGCTCAAAATGCTAATGGCACCCCTAATTATACTGACCCTGATGGCGGTGGTGGCGGATGTACACCTACAGCCATAACACCTTATATCCAGATCAATGGAGGCTCATGGTCAGCAGGTAATTCTGCTGTTATTAGCGCTGGTGCTACCGTGAAATTTGGCCCTCAACCTACACAAGGTGGCAGCTGGAGCTGGAGTGGACCAAACGGTTTTAATGCTGGCGGTAGAGAAATGGAGCTTACTAATATACAACCCGCTCAAATGGGTAATTATGTGGCTACCTACGCTAACTCTTGTGGTGCACAAAGCACACAGATATTTACTATAACCATAGAGTCCGTTATTACCGAGATAGCCATTCAGGAAAATCAGACAGGCTTTTGTTTGGTGGAGGGCAGCATAGATAATAATAATGCTGGCTTCCAAGGAGATGGCTTTGCAAATACTACTAATGCCTCTGGAGCAGGAATAGAGTGGTCTATTGCTATACCTTATAGTGGCAGCTACACCTTACGCTGGCGATATGCTAATGGCAGCACAGAGGCCCGGGCAGGTAATATTATGGTTGACGGTAATACGGTAGCTTCGGCAGCATTTAACAGCACAGAAGCCTGGACTTCGTGGTCAGAAAACTCTAGTTCTTACGTAACCATAAGCCTGTCTGCTGGTACCCATAGAGTAAGACTGGAAGCCACTACTGCCGCTGGCTTGGCTAACATTGATAAAATGGAAGTGGAAGGAGTGAATCCTCAGCCAGCAAGCTGTAGTAATTCGGCTTTCTTAATAGCTGCTCGCAGCGCCGCAGATAACATAGAGCAGTTACAATTAAAGGTATACCCTAATCCGCTCACCGCAGGTACCTTGTTAAACATACAGATCCCTGATTCTGGAGAGCAACTGAGCATTATTGATATGAAAGGCAGAATAGTGTTCGAACGCCAACTGGAAGGAGAAAAAGCATTGAGCCTTAACCTCAACCTCAATTCAGGTCTTTATTTAGTGAAAATAACCTCCGTTAAAGGTAGTTATACCTCCAAATTACAAGTGAAGTAA
- a CDS encoding transposase produces the protein MSRKYKFRDQERLYFVSFATVYWIDLFVRPEYNEVLLESLRFCQTAKGLKIFAWCIMTSHVHLIIGTSDQPMEDILRDFKSYTSRKLRSEIEKHPTESRKEWILWMMKRAGEKNGNNNLWQLWQQHNQPIELSNNKMMD, from the coding sequence ATGAGCAGGAAATACAAATTCAGAGATCAGGAAAGGTTATACTTCGTAAGTTTTGCTACTGTTTATTGGATAGATCTTTTTGTAAGGCCTGAATACAATGAGGTTTTGTTAGAAAGTCTTCGGTTTTGCCAGACTGCAAAGGGGTTGAAAATATTTGCATGGTGTATAATGACTAGCCATGTACATTTAATTATTGGAACTAGCGATCAACCTATGGAAGATATTCTAAGGGATTTCAAAAGTTACACCTCCAGAAAACTGAGATCAGAAATAGAAAAGCATCCAACAGAAAGTCGAAAAGAATGGATTTTATGGATGATGAAACGAGCTGGTGAGAAGAATGGAAATAACAACTTGTGGCAGCTTTGGCAACAGCATAATCAACCAATTGAATTGAGCAATAATAAAATGATGGATTAA